A region of the Pseudonocardia cypriaca genome:
GATCACGGCGAGGCCGCCGAGAACGGTCGGCAGGGTCAGTTGCTCCCCCAGGAGCAGGGCCGCCCACATGATCGTGAGAACGGGCTGCACCAGCTGCACCTGGCTGACCTGCGCCATCGGCCCGATGGCCAGGCCGCGGTACCAGGCGAAGAAGCCGAGGAACATGCTCACCACCGCGAGGTAGGCGAACGCCGCCCACTCCACCGGCGTCGCGGACGGCGGCTGCCGGAACATCGAGGCGGCCGCGAGCGCGGTCATCACCGGGGCGGACAGCACGAGGGCCCAGGACACGGTCTGCCAGGAGCCGAGCTCGCGGGCGAGCAGGCCACCCTCGGCGTAGCCGATCGCGGCGGCGACGACGGCGCCGAACAGCAGCAGGTCCTCGACGTGGAGCTGCCCGAACCCGCCACCCTGCAGCGACGCGAACGCCAGCGCGGCGAGGGCGCCCACCGCGGCCATCACCCAGAACAGCAGGGGCAGGCGTTCCCTGGCCCGCAGGACCGCGGCGACGGCGGTCACGGCCGGGAGTAGCGCGATCACCACGGCGCCGTGGCTCGCCGGGACCGTCGTCAGCGCGTACGAGGTCAGCAACGGGAATCCGGCGACGACGCCGCCGGCCACCACCGCCAGCCGCACCCACTGACCACCCACCGGGAGGCGCTGCCGGGTGAGGGCGAGCGCGGCAGCGGCCAGCAGCGACGCGACGACCGCGCGTCCGGCGCCGATGAGGAGCGGCGACAGCCCGGCGACGGCGACGCGGGTGAACGGCACCGTCAACGAGAACGACGCCACGCCGAGCAGGCCCCACCAGAGTCCCGCGCGCGATAACGCAGCTGGCCGCGGATGAGTAACGCTACTGTCTAGTGACATGTCCGACGA
Encoded here:
- a CDS encoding DMT family transporter — protein: MSLDSSVTHPRPAALSRAGLWWGLLGVASFSLTVPFTRVAVAGLSPLLIGAGRAVVASLLAAAALALTRQRLPVGGQWVRLAVVAGGVVAGFPLLTSYALTTVPASHGAVVIALLPAVTAVAAVLRARERLPLLFWVMAAVGALAALAFASLQGGGFGQLHVEDLLLFGAVVAAAIGYAEGGLLARELGSWQTVSWALVLSAPVMTALAAASMFRQPPSATPVEWAAFAYLAVVSMFLGFFAWYRGLAIGPMAQVSQVQLVQPVLTIMWAALLLGEQLTLPTVLGGLAVILCATVAVRIRLDRAAAPSR